In a single window of the Subtercola sp. PAMC28395 genome:
- the murD gene encoding UDP-N-acetylmuramoyl-L-alanine--D-glutamate ligase gives MDPADVTDRLDTLTSWHSDWAGLRVGVLGLGKTGFSVADTLAELGARVLVVAQRAAESQIQLVDVIGASLVLDERLDGPPEALVELDPEVLVVSPGFHPDHPVLAWAESRGVAIWGDVELAWRLRDKVGTPAEWIAITGTNGKTTTTQLTATMLVEGGLRAAPCGNIGIPILDAIRDPQGFDVLVVELSSYQLHSTSSMSPYASVCLNVAEDHLDWHGSMQAYVEAKARVYTNTRVACVYNRSDARTLAMVENAEVVEGCRAIGFGLGVPGLSDFGVVDGILCDRAFTDDRRISALEITTVADLAAHGLAAPHMVANVLAAAALARSFGVSIEAVRRALFRFELDHHRIETVATANGVQWVNDSKATNAHAADASLGAFESVVWIAGGLLKGVDVGPLVAARSGRLRAAVLIGADRTELRLAFQRHAPGVPVFEVSGTETEDDTGIDGSTRVEVGSGAGDGTSAESVMSAAVRLAASVAEPGDVVLLAPAGASMDQFVDYNDRGAQFARAVNDYLGGERS, from the coding sequence CACACTGACCAGCTGGCACTCCGACTGGGCGGGGCTCCGGGTCGGCGTGCTCGGGCTCGGCAAGACGGGCTTCTCGGTCGCCGACACCCTGGCCGAACTGGGTGCACGCGTGCTTGTCGTCGCCCAGCGGGCGGCCGAATCTCAGATCCAGCTCGTCGACGTGATCGGCGCATCCCTGGTGCTCGACGAGAGACTCGACGGCCCGCCCGAAGCGCTGGTGGAGCTCGACCCCGAGGTGCTCGTGGTGTCGCCGGGGTTCCACCCCGATCATCCGGTGCTCGCCTGGGCCGAAAGCCGGGGCGTCGCCATCTGGGGTGACGTCGAACTGGCCTGGCGCCTGCGTGACAAGGTCGGCACGCCGGCCGAATGGATCGCCATCACAGGCACGAACGGCAAGACGACCACTACGCAACTCACGGCGACCATGCTCGTCGAGGGCGGTCTGCGCGCGGCGCCCTGTGGCAACATCGGCATTCCGATTCTCGACGCGATCCGCGACCCGCAGGGCTTCGATGTGCTGGTCGTCGAGTTGTCGAGCTATCAGTTGCACTCGACCTCGAGCATGTCGCCGTACGCCTCGGTCTGTCTCAACGTGGCCGAAGACCACCTCGACTGGCATGGTTCGATGCAGGCCTACGTAGAGGCAAAGGCGCGCGTCTACACGAACACCAGGGTCGCCTGCGTCTACAACCGATCGGATGCCCGGACCCTCGCCATGGTCGAGAACGCCGAAGTCGTCGAGGGCTGCCGCGCCATCGGTTTCGGCCTCGGGGTGCCGGGGCTGAGCGACTTCGGCGTGGTCGACGGCATTCTGTGTGACCGTGCCTTCACCGACGACAGGCGTATCTCTGCCCTCGAGATCACGACGGTTGCTGACCTCGCCGCACACGGGCTGGCCGCGCCGCACATGGTGGCGAACGTGCTCGCCGCCGCCGCTCTCGCACGCAGCTTCGGCGTGTCGATCGAGGCGGTCAGGCGCGCGCTCTTCCGCTTCGAACTCGACCACCACCGCATCGAGACCGTGGCAACCGCCAACGGCGTCCAGTGGGTCAACGACTCCAAGGCGACGAACGCCCACGCCGCCGATGCGTCGCTCGGGGCGTTCGAGTCGGTCGTCTGGATCGCCGGCGGCTTGCTGAAGGGCGTCGATGTGGGGCCTCTCGTCGCGGCACGCTCCGGAAGGCTGCGTGCGGCGGTGCTCATCGGTGCAGATCGAACCGAGTTGCGGCTCGCATTCCAACGACACGCGCCCGGGGTACCCGTCTTCGAGGTCAGCGGCACCGAGACTGAAGACGACACAGGGATTGACGGCAGCACCAGGGTCGAAGTGGGCTCCGGGGCAGGCGACGGCACCAGTGCCGAATCAGTGATGTCGGCTGCAGTTCGACTGGCGGCTTCGGTGGCCGAGCCGGGCGACGTCGTGCTCCTGGCCCCGGCCGGTGCCTCGATGGACCAGTTCGTCGACTACAACGACAGAGGCGCCCAGTTTGCCAGGGCTGTGAACGACTATCTGGGAGGTGAGCGCAGCTGA
- the ftsW gene encoding putative lipid II flippase FtsW, translating into MGRAFQAESSNYYLLLGTTLFLVILGLVMVLSSSSVDSYTARQGFFGIFWRQGLFALIGVPLMLVISRLPMRFWKRWGWLALAGGAFLQLLVLYTPLGIEVGGNLNWIGIGGFNMQPSELIKVGLVIWLGVILAKKQRYLNLWGHVAIPIIPVAGAAVLLVLMGGDLGTVIIMAGLILGALFFAGIKLRMLAVPVILGAFGIVVIAFTSASRVSRIFSFLGSACTDTSGECWQSLHGKYALAAGGFFGVGLGNSKAKWSWLPAADNDFIFAIIGEELGLIGALVVIGLFIALAIAFLRIVRSSHDMFSRVVSGSVMVWILSQAFINIAVVLGVLPVLGVPLPLISSGGSALITTLIAIGVVLSIARGQTTLPTDDDLAATGPASPARNPVARQQARSQPVPRQPARSQRAQR; encoded by the coding sequence GTGGGCCGGGCCTTTCAGGCGGAGTCGAGCAACTACTACCTGCTGCTCGGCACCACGCTCTTCCTCGTCATTCTCGGCCTCGTCATGGTTCTCTCGTCGTCGTCGGTCGACTCGTACACGGCCCGCCAGGGCTTCTTCGGCATCTTCTGGCGCCAGGGCCTGTTCGCGCTGATCGGTGTGCCCCTCATGCTGGTCATCTCGCGGCTGCCGATGCGCTTCTGGAAGCGGTGGGGCTGGCTCGCACTCGCCGGTGGCGCATTTCTGCAGCTGCTGGTGCTCTACACACCACTCGGAATCGAGGTCGGTGGCAACCTCAACTGGATCGGCATCGGCGGCTTCAACATGCAGCCCTCCGAGCTGATCAAGGTCGGGCTCGTCATCTGGCTCGGAGTCATTCTCGCCAAGAAGCAGCGGTACCTGAACCTCTGGGGTCACGTGGCCATCCCGATCATCCCGGTGGCTGGTGCCGCCGTTCTGCTCGTGCTGATGGGCGGCGACCTGGGAACGGTCATCATCATGGCCGGCCTCATTCTGGGTGCACTGTTCTTCGCCGGCATCAAGCTGCGGATGCTCGCGGTGCCGGTCATTCTCGGCGCCTTCGGCATCGTGGTCATCGCCTTCACCAGCGCGAGCCGGGTGTCGCGCATCTTCTCCTTTCTCGGCTCTGCCTGCACCGATACGTCGGGGGAGTGCTGGCAGTCGCTGCACGGAAAGTACGCCCTTGCCGCAGGGGGGTTCTTCGGGGTGGGTCTCGGCAACTCCAAGGCCAAATGGTCGTGGCTGCCGGCAGCAGACAATGACTTCATCTTCGCCATCATCGGTGAGGAGCTCGGCCTGATTGGCGCACTCGTCGTGATCGGGCTGTTCATCGCCCTGGCGATCGCGTTCCTTCGCATCGTGCGGTCAAGCCATGACATGTTCTCGCGGGTCGTCTCGGGCTCGGTGATGGTCTGGATCCTCAGCCAGGCGTTCATCAACATCGCCGTCGTGCTCGGCGTTCTGCCGGTGCTCGGTGTTCCGCTGCCGCTCATCTCGTCCGGTGGTTCTGCCCTCATCACCACCCTGATTGCCATCGGGGTCGTGTTGTCGATCGCGCGGGGGCAGACGACCCTGCCCACCGACGACGACCTGGCCGCGACAGGGCCGGCCTCGCCTGCGCGTAACCCTGTCGCTCGTCAGCAGGCACGCAGCCAGCCAGTGCCTCGTCAGCCAGCACGCAGCCAGCGAGCACAGCGGTGA